From one Lysinibacillus sp. G4S2 genomic stretch:
- a CDS encoding DUF485 domain-containing protein produces the protein MANNQANKGVVIDYDAIANQESFKVLVRKKNSFLWSMTVIFLAAYMLLPILTSYTTILHQKAFGEITWVWVYSAGLFIMTWGLCHIYVAKANSFDKEAKAIIAEYENGGGR, from the coding sequence ATGGCGAACAATCAAGCAAACAAGGGCGTCGTGATTGACTATGATGCAATTGCAAATCAAGAATCATTTAAAGTGCTTGTACGAAAAAAGAATTCATTTCTTTGGTCAATGACTGTAATCTTTTTAGCAGCTTACATGTTGTTACCAATTCTTACTTCGTACACGACAATACTACACCAAAAGGCATTTGGGGAAATTACTTGGGTGTGGGTATATTCAGCAGGATTATTCATCATGACATGGGGGCTATGTCACATATATGTAGCAAAAGCGAATAGCTTTGATAAAGAGGCAAAGGCGATTATCGCTGAATACGAGAATGGAGGTGGCCGCTGA
- a CDS encoding sodium/solute symporter (Members of the Solute:Sodium Symporter (SSS), TC 2.A.21 as described in tcdb.org, catalyze solute:Na+ symport. Known solutes for members of the family include sugars, amino acids, nucleosides, inositols, vitamins, urea or anions, depending on the system.) — MSFTAIFFFVAIVGLTLVITWWASKRTSSASDFYTAGGGLTGWQNGLAIAGDYLSAASFLGIAGAVALFGFDGFFFSIGYLVAYLVVLYIVAEPLRNLGKFTLADMITARFDSSKVRGTAALSTITIVLFYMIAQLVGAGALIQLLLGIDYWVAVLIVGVMMTTYVLFGGMTATSWVQIIKACLLMLGTVIISFLVLKEFGFSITTMFKEMETATDSGAAYLNPGLKYQNGIDTISMLIALVLGTAGLPHILMRFFTVKDAKTARSSVIWATWIVGIFYILTIFLGFGAAKFVGKEEIIAANAAGNMAAPLLAEALGGDILFSFVCAVAFATILAVVAGLVLSGASALSHDIYGQIIKKGNVTEKEQVLAARIGSITIAIISILLALGAQTLNVAFLVSLAFCIAGSANLPVIIYTIYWRRFNTAGAVTAMLTGLISALVLVAVSPNIWNPVEGKAIFVGNPLINLTNPAIISVPLGFLGGFIGTLLSKESDAKKYREVEVKANTGISVQDVSH; from the coding sequence ATGAGCTTTACAGCGATTTTCTTCTTCGTAGCCATTGTTGGTTTAACATTAGTTATTACATGGTGGGCATCTAAACGAACTTCTTCTGCAAGTGATTTCTACACTGCGGGCGGTGGATTAACAGGCTGGCAAAATGGACTAGCCATCGCTGGTGACTACTTATCTGCAGCTTCTTTCTTAGGGATTGCCGGAGCAGTAGCATTATTTGGATTTGATGGATTCTTCTTCTCTATTGGTTATTTAGTAGCTTACTTAGTGGTATTATACATCGTTGCTGAGCCATTACGTAACCTAGGTAAATTCACATTAGCTGACATGATCACTGCGCGTTTCGACAGCTCTAAAGTTCGTGGTACAGCAGCTTTAAGCACTATTACAATTGTTTTATTCTACATGATTGCACAACTAGTTGGTGCAGGAGCACTTATTCAATTACTTTTAGGAATCGACTATTGGGTTGCAGTGTTAATCGTAGGTGTTATGATGACAACTTACGTATTATTCGGCGGTATGACTGCAACATCTTGGGTACAAATTATCAAAGCTTGTCTTTTAATGTTGGGTACTGTCATTATTTCATTCTTAGTATTAAAAGAGTTTGGCTTTAGCATCACAACGATGTTTAAAGAAATGGAAACTGCTACTGATAGCGGTGCAGCTTATTTGAATCCAGGTCTTAAATATCAAAATGGTATTGATACAATTTCAATGTTAATCGCTTTAGTATTAGGTACAGCTGGTCTTCCACATATCCTAATGCGCTTCTTTACAGTAAAAGATGCGAAAACTGCTCGTTCCTCAGTAATTTGGGCTACTTGGATTGTAGGTATCTTCTACATTCTAACAATCTTCTTAGGCTTCGGTGCAGCTAAATTCGTTGGTAAAGAAGAGATTATTGCTGCAAACGCTGCAGGTAACATGGCTGCTCCTCTTCTTGCAGAAGCGCTTGGCGGAGACATCCTATTCTCATTCGTATGTGCGGTAGCTTTCGCAACAATCTTAGCGGTAGTAGCTGGTCTTGTACTTTCTGGAGCATCTGCCCTTTCACATGATATTTACGGTCAAATCATTAAAAAAGGGAACGTTACAGAGAAAGAGCAAGTACTTGCAGCTCGAATCGGTTCAATCACAATCGCTATTATTTCAATTCTTTTAGCACTTGGTGCACAAACATTAAACGTAGCGTTCTTAGTATCACTTGCGTTCTGTATTGCAGGTTCAGCTAACCTACCTGTAATCATCTATACAATCTATTGGAGACGCTTTAATACAGCTGGTGCTGTAACGGCAATGTTAACTGGTTTAATCTCTGCATTAGTACTTGTTGCAGTTTCACCAAACATCTGGAATCCAGTTGAAGGAAAAGCAATTTTCGTTGGGAATCCGTTAATTAATTTAACGAATCCAGCTATTATCTCTGTACCACTTGGCTTCCTAGGAGGTTTCATCGGAACATTACTTTCTAAAGAATCAGATGCCAAAAAATATCGTGAAGTGGAAGTTAAAGCAAACACAGGTATTTCTGTACAGGATGTATCTCACTAA
- a CDS encoding TatD family hydrolase, which yields MLIDAHIHLDQYLENEVPTLLEEAEHVIAVSMNIESCEKTLKLSKTFAKVKAAFGFHPEQALPSAMEEEALFDWIRQHAHDTVAIGEVGLPYYLKQEKAVDDRPYMELLERFILLAKELNKPIILHAVYEDAAIACDLLEKHHVKKAHFHWFKGDEEVIERMIQNGYFISVTPDCTYETEIQQVIKKYPIELMMVETDGPWPFEDPFDNKRTSPWMMNHSMEVIASIKGITTQEAARIITRNTTIFYNL from the coding sequence ATGTTGATTGATGCGCATATTCATTTAGATCAGTATTTGGAGAATGAAGTACCAACTTTGCTAGAGGAAGCTGAACATGTCATTGCTGTTAGCATGAATATTGAATCGTGTGAAAAAACGTTGAAGTTGTCGAAAACCTTTGCAAAGGTAAAGGCGGCGTTTGGTTTTCATCCTGAACAAGCGTTACCAAGTGCTATGGAAGAAGAGGCATTATTCGATTGGATCCGCCAACATGCTCATGATACGGTAGCTATTGGTGAGGTAGGGTTACCTTATTATTTGAAACAAGAGAAGGCAGTTGATGATCGCCCGTATATGGAATTGTTAGAACGGTTTATTTTGCTGGCGAAGGAACTAAATAAACCGATTATTTTACATGCTGTTTATGAGGATGCGGCTATTGCTTGTGATTTGTTGGAAAAGCATCATGTAAAGAAAGCACATTTCCATTGGTTTAAAGGCGATGAGGAAGTGATTGAACGAATGATTCAAAATGGGTATTTCATTTCTGTAACGCCTGATTGTACGTATGAGACGGAGATTCAACAGGTTATCAAAAAATACCCAATTGAGCTGATGATGGTAGAAACCGATGGACCGTGGCCATTTGAAGATCCCTTTGACAATAAACGGACGTCTCCATGGATGATGAATCATTCCATGGAGGTTATCGCTTCAATCAAGGGGATTACAACGCAGGAAGCGGCGCGCATCATCACAAGAAATACGACAATATTTTATAATTTATAA
- a CDS encoding ABC transporter ATP-binding protein yields the protein MLSIQNIDKSFDSLPVIRNLSFEVKDGEFVAIIGPSGSGKSTLFQLIGGVTSIDKGAILLNGTDIQQKRGTIGYMPQQPCLLPWRTIVENVTIVEELQQKPNIERAKEWLDKVGLASFKNAYPNELSGGMQQRVSFIRAIVSDKPILCLDEPFSALDEFTRLEMQAWLLSIWEEYRKSIVFVTHSIEEALFLADRIIVLTKRPATIKKEIIVPFARPRQEEIRHSATFTALKQQLFTYLKEEKDDANVD from the coding sequence ATGCTCAGCATTCAAAACATTGATAAATCCTTTGATTCCCTTCCAGTCATTCGTAATTTATCTTTTGAAGTGAAGGACGGGGAATTTGTGGCGATTATTGGTCCGTCAGGAAGTGGAAAAAGCACACTCTTTCAATTAATTGGTGGTGTGACTTCTATTGATAAGGGAGCTATCTTATTAAACGGTACCGATATCCAGCAAAAAAGAGGAACGATTGGCTATATGCCTCAGCAACCATGTTTACTGCCTTGGCGTACGATAGTAGAAAATGTCACGATCGTTGAGGAGCTTCAGCAAAAACCGAATATTGAACGTGCCAAGGAATGGCTAGACAAAGTAGGACTCGCATCGTTTAAAAATGCGTATCCAAATGAGCTGTCTGGCGGTATGCAACAACGGGTATCATTTATCCGTGCAATTGTCAGTGACAAGCCCATTTTATGCTTAGATGAGCCGTTCTCTGCACTTGATGAGTTTACAAGGCTTGAAATGCAGGCGTGGCTTTTATCGATATGGGAGGAATATCGAAAATCTATTGTATTTGTTACTCATAGTATCGAGGAAGCACTTTTTTTAGCGGATCGCATCATTGTCTTAACGAAACGACCAGCTACGATTAAAAAGGAAATTATTGTACCTTTTGCGAGGCCACGACAAGAGGAAATCCGCCATTCCGCAACATTTACAGCATTAAAGCAACAGTTATTTACTTACTTAAAAGAAGAAAAGGATGACGCGAATGTTGATTGA
- a CDS encoding ABC transporter permease gives MKSVIKQGRTIIFIAFLLFIWELIVRLADVPHWLLPAPSAILKEGFQSYETFLPHAFATVQLALLGLAIGILCGLTVAVLLHRFTFIRELFYPILIMSQNVPVLVLAPLLIIWFGFGLLPKLIIICLVCFFPIVISAMDGFRQTSPELKHYFEMVGATKAQTFWKLEWPYAYPAIFSGIKIAATYSVMGAVIAEWLGAKKGIGVYMTLAQSSFRTDRVFVAIFAIVILSLLLFSAIRLLEKLVVKGRGLHAQHSKH, from the coding sequence ATGAAGTCGGTAATCAAACAAGGAAGGACGATAATTTTTATCGCCTTCCTCTTATTCATATGGGAACTAATTGTCCGTTTGGCAGATGTTCCACATTGGCTATTGCCTGCACCAAGTGCCATTTTGAAAGAAGGCTTTCAATCGTATGAAACGTTCTTGCCGCATGCGTTTGCAACTGTTCAATTAGCACTTCTAGGTCTTGCTATCGGGATATTGTGCGGGCTAACGGTTGCCGTGTTATTACATCGTTTTACGTTTATTCGGGAGCTATTTTATCCTATTCTCATTATGTCACAGAATGTTCCTGTGCTCGTCCTAGCACCGCTATTAATCATTTGGTTTGGATTTGGTTTATTGCCAAAGCTTATTATTATTTGTCTCGTGTGCTTTTTTCCAATTGTGATCTCGGCAATGGATGGCTTTCGTCAAACCTCACCAGAGCTGAAACATTATTTTGAGATGGTCGGTGCAACGAAAGCACAAACCTTTTGGAAACTTGAATGGCCGTATGCGTATCCAGCGATTTTTTCAGGCATTAAGATCGCGGCAACCTATAGCGTTATGGGAGCGGTCATTGCAGAATGGCTAGGTGCGAAAAAGGGGATTGGTGTCTATATGACATTGGCACAATCTTCATTTCGAACAGATCGTGTGTTTGTAGCGATTTTTGCCATTGTAATTTTAAGTTTATTATTATTTAGTGCTATTCGATTATTAGAAAAGCTCGTTGTGAAGGGGAGAGGCCTACATGCTCAGCATTCAAAACATTGA
- a CDS encoding thiamine-binding protein, translated as MANSLISVQIIPKTEKYEDVIPFVDAAIAVIDASGVKYEVHPLETTMEGELSTLLQIIEKMNDKMIELGAINVITQVKILYQPSGITMGTLTEKYQ; from the coding sequence ATGGCAAACTCATTAATTAGTGTACAAATTATCCCGAAAACTGAAAAATATGAAGATGTTATTCCATTTGTCGATGCAGCGATTGCCGTTATAGACGCATCAGGGGTGAAATATGAAGTTCATCCATTAGAAACGACAATGGAGGGTGAGCTATCGACTTTATTACAAATCATCGAAAAAATGAATGATAAGATGATAGAACTTGGTGCTATTAATGTCATTACTCAAGTGAAAATTTTATATCAGCCATCAGGTATTACAATGGGTACGTTAACGGAGAAATATCAGTGA
- a CDS encoding ABC transporter substrate-binding protein: MKKWLLILMATLLTLVGCSKKEETKDKNDANALKKVSVVLDWTPNTNHTGLYVAEKLGYFKEQGLDVEILLPGETGADQLVASGKAQFGVSYQEGITQARVQDVPLVSIAAIIQHNTSGFASTASKGITSPKDFEGKTYGGWGAPLEKAVLQSLMQTENADINKLDIVNAGDLDFFTMMKKDIDFAWIYYAWTGIEAELRGEKLNMLYLTDYSDQLDYYTPVLATNEKMIKDDPDTVKAFVAAAAKGYEYAISHPSEAADILLEAVPDLDKDLVHKSQEWLADKYQDDAAHWGEQKLTVWENYAKWMADNKVLEGEFNAEQAFTNDFLPKKETK; this comes from the coding sequence ATGAAAAAATGGTTATTGATTCTGATGGCTACACTTTTAACATTAGTGGGTTGTAGCAAAAAAGAGGAGACAAAGGATAAAAACGATGCGAATGCATTAAAAAAGGTATCGGTCGTGCTAGATTGGACACCGAATACAAATCATACAGGTTTATATGTAGCGGAAAAACTTGGCTACTTTAAAGAACAGGGCTTAGATGTTGAAATTTTATTACCTGGCGAAACGGGTGCAGATCAACTAGTGGCGTCTGGTAAGGCTCAGTTTGGCGTAAGCTACCAAGAAGGGATTACACAGGCACGTGTGCAGGATGTACCTTTAGTATCGATTGCAGCGATTATTCAACATAATACTTCTGGCTTTGCATCCACTGCATCTAAAGGGATTACGTCACCGAAGGATTTTGAAGGTAAAACATATGGTGGCTGGGGTGCACCACTTGAAAAGGCTGTCCTACAATCACTTATGCAAACAGAAAATGCGGATATTAATAAGTTAGATATTGTCAATGCAGGTGATTTGGATTTCTTCACAATGATGAAAAAAGATATTGATTTTGCCTGGATTTATTATGCATGGACAGGGATTGAAGCAGAACTTCGTGGTGAAAAATTGAACATGCTTTATTTAACAGATTATAGTGATCAGTTAGATTATTACACACCTGTACTTGCTACAAATGAAAAAATGATTAAGGATGATCCGGATACAGTCAAAGCATTTGTCGCTGCTGCAGCAAAGGGCTATGAATATGCGATAAGTCATCCGAGTGAGGCGGCTGATATTTTATTAGAAGCGGTACCTGACTTAGATAAAGACCTCGTGCATAAAAGTCAGGAATGGCTAGCAGATAAGTATCAAGACGATGCGGCGCACTGGGGCGAGCAAAAGCTAACTGTCTGGGAGAACTACGCAAAATGGATGGCCGACAACAAAGTTTTAGAGGGCGAATTTAACGCAGAACAAGCATTTACAAATGACTTTTTACCGAAAAAGGAGACAAAATAA